From a region of the Paenibacillus sp. FSL R10-2734 genome:
- a CDS encoding LutB/LldF family L-lactate oxidation iron-sulfur protein, with the protein MSQKTAQTKSESTSVKPATVKQRADLALNNDFLRKAVRFTTERLRDGKLKAADDHGHWEEWRERGRQIRLHTIAHLDYYLNLFADNARANGTHIHFAATGEEAVKIALEIAQRKQAASVVKSKSMVTEELHLNAALESINVETIETDLGEYIIQLAGETPSHIIIPAIHKNRYQIAELLSKEAGEELLPETTILAGFVRRKLREKFLEADIGMTGCNFAIAETGSMVLFENEGNARMVTTLPKTQITLMGMERIIPSWSDLEVMATLLPRSATGQKLTVYMSGISGPRRKDDGDGPEEQHIIILDNGRSEQLGDPEFQELLNCIRCGACLNACPVYRHIGGHAYGGTYSGPIGAVLTPALNKNVDQWDDIASASSLCGACYEACPVKIPLHDMLIYLRRRKVERGYGDKAEGLGMKGFGAIMSKSQRFSSVMKVGRIGQKLLVRDGGIPSKLGPLKGWNNYRIAPKLADESFRESWKGLQKELDKNSRKMDPAIQKRMENILAKRKKEELGGGAGHD; encoded by the coding sequence ATGAGTCAGAAAACCGCCCAAACTAAATCGGAATCGACTAGTGTGAAGCCAGCTACGGTAAAACAGCGTGCAGACTTGGCACTGAATAATGACTTTTTGCGTAAAGCAGTTCGATTCACCACGGAAAGGCTGCGTGACGGGAAACTGAAGGCGGCTGACGACCATGGACATTGGGAAGAATGGCGTGAACGTGGGCGGCAAATCCGCCTACATACGATTGCTCATCTCGATTATTATTTGAATCTGTTTGCGGACAATGCAAGAGCAAACGGCACGCATATTCATTTTGCAGCAACGGGTGAAGAGGCAGTGAAGATTGCCTTAGAGATTGCGCAGCGGAAACAAGCGGCTTCTGTGGTCAAATCCAAATCGATGGTTACAGAGGAGCTGCATTTGAATGCCGCGCTGGAATCCATTAACGTGGAGACGATTGAGACAGATCTAGGGGAATATATTATTCAGCTTGCCGGAGAAACTCCATCTCATATTATTATTCCAGCCATTCATAAGAACCGCTATCAGATTGCAGAGCTGTTGTCCAAGGAGGCAGGGGAGGAGCTTTTGCCTGAAACTACGATCCTTGCCGGATTTGTGCGACGCAAGCTGCGAGAGAAATTTCTAGAAGCGGATATTGGGATGACTGGGTGTAATTTTGCTATTGCAGAGACGGGTTCTATGGTGCTGTTCGAGAATGAAGGCAACGCCCGCATGGTCACCACTCTACCGAAAACGCAAATTACCTTGATGGGGATGGAGCGGATTATACCCTCTTGGAGCGATCTTGAGGTAATGGCTACGTTATTGCCTCGTTCCGCAACAGGTCAGAAGTTAACCGTATATATGTCGGGAATTTCGGGCCCCCGTAGGAAAGATGACGGTGACGGACCGGAAGAGCAGCATATTATTATCCTTGATAATGGTCGATCTGAGCAGCTCGGTGATCCAGAGTTTCAGGAACTATTGAACTGCATCCGCTGTGGAGCTTGTCTAAATGCTTGCCCTGTATACCGTCATATCGGCGGTCATGCTTATGGTGGGACTTATAGTGGACCCATTGGAGCAGTGCTTACCCCAGCGCTGAATAAAAACGTAGATCAATGGGATGATATCGCGTCTGCATCGAGTCTGTGCGGGGCCTGTTATGAGGCTTGTCCGGTCAAAATCCCTCTGCATGACATGCTTATCTATTTACGGCGTCGTAAGGTGGAGCGAGGTTATGGAGACAAAGCGGAGGGTCTCGGTATGAAAGGCTTTGGCGCAATTATGTCGAAGTCACAGCGATTTAGTAGTGTGATGAAGGTAGGTAGAATCGGACAGAAGCTGCTTGTGCGAGATGGAGGAATTCCATCAAAGCTTGGGCCGCTTAAGGGCTGGAATAACTACCGAATTGCTCCGAAGCTGGCGGATGAATCCTTCCGTGAGAGCTGGAAAGGGCTGCAGAAGGAGCTAGACAAGAACAGTCGTAAGATGGACCCAGCAATCCAGAAGCGAATGGAAAATATACTAGCGAAGCGGAAAAAGGAAGAACTGGGAGGAGGAGCCGGACATGACTGA
- a CDS encoding (Fe-S)-binding protein, protein MKVSMFITCVSDAVYPKVGEAMARLLARYGVQLEFPDVQTCCGQPAYNSGYWNEARQAALTILQAFEDSDFVIAPSGSCTGMLHHYPKLFQDDPVNLAKAQNLQQKSYEFSQFMVQVLGVTDLGAVFPHKVTYHPSCHGSRILGIRDEPMQLMQNVKAMKLVPLPFAEDCCGFGGTFAIKMSDISGAMVTEKTDHVLETEAEILTGLDMGCLMNIAGNLRYRHKPVRVMHLAELLYEGVSGE, encoded by the coding sequence ATGAAGGTATCAATGTTTATTACATGCGTTAGTGATGCTGTGTACCCGAAGGTTGGAGAAGCTATGGCCCGTCTGCTTGCAAGATATGGCGTACAACTGGAATTTCCGGATGTGCAGACCTGCTGCGGACAGCCTGCTTACAATAGTGGGTATTGGAATGAGGCGCGGCAGGCGGCACTTACGATTTTGCAAGCATTCGAAGATAGTGATTTTGTAATTGCTCCTTCCGGATCTTGTACTGGAATGCTTCATCATTATCCTAAATTGTTTCAAGATGATCCTGTTAATCTGGCCAAGGCTCAGAATTTGCAACAGAAATCCTATGAATTTAGCCAATTTATGGTGCAAGTGCTTGGAGTAACTGATCTGGGAGCAGTATTTCCGCATAAAGTTACTTATCATCCTTCCTGTCATGGTAGCCGAATTCTCGGCATACGTGATGAACCTATGCAGCTAATGCAAAATGTGAAGGCGATGAAGCTCGTGCCGCTGCCATTTGCCGAGGACTGTTGTGGGTTTGGTGGAACCTTTGCCATAAAGATGTCTGATATTTCTGGGGCGATGGTCACTGAGAAAACCGATCATGTGCTTGAGACGGAAGCAGAGATCTTAACAGGTCTGGATATGGGCTGTCTCATGAATATAGCTGGGAATTTACGTTATCGGCACAAACCGGTCCGAGTCATGCATTTGGCAGAGCTACTGTATGAAGGGGTGAGTGGAGAATGA
- a CDS encoding DeoR/GlpR family DNA-binding transcription regulator, with product MLIADRYERIVELVNERGSIRVSELSTLCQVTEETIRRDLDRLEKAGRLLRSHGGAVSLRDRQPETPYAEREIMNAAEKQQIAREAVMMIKPGDRILLDASTTAWYMASHLPDMPLTVLTNSIRVAAELSGKERIDVISTGGQLSRRSMSFVGHLAERSLELYHVDKMFFSCKGFHLERGASESNELQAMVKRKMISIAEQVILLCDSSKFGTQAFTHVATTSELDVVITDYSPSVDQLKQLQELNIAVTTV from the coding sequence ATGCTGATTGCAGACAGATATGAACGAATCGTAGAGCTAGTGAATGAACGCGGTAGCATTCGTGTATCGGAACTGAGTACATTATGCCAAGTGACGGAGGAGACTATCCGCCGGGATCTGGATCGACTGGAAAAGGCAGGTAGGCTGCTACGCTCCCATGGTGGAGCCGTTAGCCTGCGTGACCGTCAGCCAGAGACCCCATATGCTGAACGTGAAATTATGAACGCTGCGGAGAAGCAGCAAATTGCTCGTGAGGCTGTGATGATGATAAAACCGGGGGATCGAATTTTACTGGATGCTAGTACGACGGCTTGGTATATGGCCTCTCATTTGCCTGATATGCCACTAACTGTACTGACTAATTCTATCAGGGTGGCTGCGGAGTTAAGTGGGAAGGAACGAATTGATGTGATCTCAACGGGCGGTCAATTGAGTCGCAGGTCGATGTCCTTTGTTGGTCATCTGGCGGAACGTTCTCTTGAGCTGTATCACGTGGACAAAATGTTTTTTTCCTGCAAAGGATTTCATCTCGAACGCGGCGCTAGTGAATCGAATGAGCTGCAAGCTATGGTGAAGCGTAAGATGATTTCTATAGCGGAGCAAGTGATCCTGCTGTGCGACTCCAGTAAGTTTGGAACTCAAGCGTTTACACATGTTGCTACGACTAGTGAACTGGATGTTGTGATTACGGATTATAGCCCTTCTGTAGATCAGTTGAAGCAGCTACAGGAGCTGAACATCGCAGTTACGACGGTGTAG
- a CDS encoding bifunctional aldolase/short-chain dehydrogenase: MVQSLWDSSREQDINGGLDALVYRSNLLGEDRRVCNFGGGNTSSKTIELDFRGREVEVMWVKGSGSDLATMKAGNFTGLRLQDIAPLFEREEMPDEEMVAYLANCMIDPKHPRASIETLLHAFLPFKHVDHTHPDAIISLCCAHNGKDIAQEIYGDRFVWVPYIRPGFTLSKMIAEGVLANPQAELVLMEKHGLVTWGDTPEACYAKTISIINEAERYIEDRIEDENLFGGRKADALSEEDRRAVAAAVMPLIRGAVSDERKMILTFDDAEDVLRFVGGVNSQELSGVGAACPDHLVHTKMLPLFVAWEPNASDIDGLKSKLNEAITAYKEQYKAYFDRNKHEGDVMFEAAPRVILIPGVGMINTGKSWSNSKISGALYHRAIAVMRGATALGDFVSLSENESYNVEYWPLELYKLSLAPAEAEFSRKVAFITGGAGGIGSETARRLVSEGAHVVLADLNLEGAQKIAEEINEKYGENRAFAVKMDVTQEEQVTAAYADTALFYGGVDIIVNNAGLATSSPFDETSLKEWNLNISVLGTGYFLVAREAFKVMKEQKIGGSMVFIGSKNSIFAGKSVSAYSSAKALEAHLARCIAAEGGEFGIRANTILPDAILQGSAIWNSNWRNERAAAYGIEPDQLEEHYRKRTTLLVNIYPHDIAEGVAFFASSKSEKTTGCMLTIDGGVPAAFTR; this comes from the coding sequence ATGGTACAAAGTTTATGGGATTCATCACGGGAACAAGACATCAACGGAGGTTTAGATGCACTGGTATATCGCTCCAATCTGCTGGGTGAAGATCGTAGAGTCTGTAATTTTGGAGGAGGCAATACCTCTAGTAAGACGATAGAACTAGATTTCCGTGGTCGTGAAGTAGAAGTAATGTGGGTGAAGGGGAGCGGCTCGGACCTCGCTACGATGAAAGCAGGCAATTTTACCGGATTGCGGCTTCAGGATATTGCTCCGTTATTCGAACGGGAAGAAATGCCCGATGAGGAAATGGTGGCTTATCTCGCGAACTGTATGATAGATCCTAAACATCCGCGTGCTTCCATCGAGACGTTGCTGCATGCTTTTTTACCCTTCAAACATGTAGATCATACACATCCTGATGCGATTATCAGCCTGTGCTGTGCGCATAACGGTAAAGATATTGCGCAAGAAATTTACGGGGATCGTTTCGTGTGGGTTCCTTATATCCGACCTGGCTTTACCTTATCCAAAATGATTGCTGAAGGAGTACTTGCTAATCCACAAGCAGAATTAGTGCTGATGGAGAAGCATGGTCTGGTAACTTGGGGAGATACACCTGAAGCTTGTTATGCGAAGACAATCTCTATCATTAATGAAGCAGAGCGTTACATCGAAGATAGAATTGAAGATGAGAACTTATTCGGAGGTCGCAAAGCGGATGCACTTTCGGAAGAAGATCGGCGGGCTGTAGCGGCGGCAGTAATGCCACTGATCAGAGGAGCAGTTAGTGATGAGCGTAAAATGATTCTGACCTTCGATGATGCAGAAGATGTGCTGCGTTTTGTAGGAGGCGTTAACTCGCAGGAATTATCTGGTGTAGGTGCAGCTTGTCCGGATCATTTGGTACATACCAAAATGCTGCCGCTCTTTGTTGCATGGGAACCAAATGCCAGTGATATTGATGGATTGAAGTCTAAACTGAACGAAGCCATAACCGCTTATAAAGAGCAATACAAAGCTTACTTCGATCGCAATAAGCATGAGGGAGATGTAATGTTCGAAGCCGCGCCGCGTGTGATTCTGATTCCCGGAGTGGGAATGATCAACACAGGCAAAAGCTGGAGCAACTCCAAGATCAGCGGAGCCTTGTATCACCGTGCTATCGCTGTTATGCGGGGAGCTACGGCACTGGGTGATTTTGTCTCCCTTAGTGAGAACGAATCGTACAATGTGGAGTATTGGCCTTTGGAATTATATAAGTTATCTCTCGCTCCTGCGGAAGCAGAATTCTCGCGTAAGGTTGCGTTCATTACTGGTGGCGCAGGCGGAATCGGTAGTGAAACCGCTCGTCGTCTAGTATCAGAAGGAGCACATGTTGTGCTGGCAGACCTCAACCTGGAGGGCGCGCAGAAAATTGCCGAGGAAATTAACGAGAAATACGGTGAAAATCGTGCGTTCGCTGTTAAGATGGATGTAACACAGGAAGAGCAAGTTACTGCAGCTTATGCGGATACTGCACTTTTCTATGGTGGAGTGGATATTATTGTGAACAATGCAGGGCTTGCGACCTCCAGTCCTTTTGACGAAACTTCATTAAAAGAGTGGAACTTGAATATTTCCGTGCTAGGCACAGGATATTTTCTCGTCGCTCGCGAAGCTTTCAAGGTGATGAAGGAACAAAAAATCGGTGGCAGCATGGTGTTCATTGGCTCCAAAAATTCCATATTTGCTGGAAAAAGCGTATCGGCTTACAGCTCCGCCAAAGCACTCGAAGCACATCTAGCTCGTTGTATTGCAGCTGAAGGTGGAGAGTTCGGCATTCGCGCTAATACGATTTTGCCGGATGCCATTCTTCAAGGCTCTGCGATTTGGAATTCGAACTGGCGTAATGAGCGGGCGGCAGCCTACGGAATTGAACCTGATCAACTAGAGGAGCATTACCGTAAACGCACAACACTGCTTGTAAATATTTATCCACATGATATTGCTGAGGGCGTTGCTTTCTTTGCTTCTTCTAAGTCAGAGAAAACTACGGGCTGCATGTTGACAATTGATGGTGGAGTACCAGCAGCTTTTACTAGATAA
- a CDS encoding alpha/beta hydrolase, with amino-acid sequence MVKSFKNAKGQERVWQSYEQLVHRWPIPFEEIDLPTTYGLTHCIISGQRSNPPLFLFHGVGDNSAVMWILNIEELSKHFYCIAIDTLGGPGKSIPNEHFNKQKFQQVEWINEIATHLSIEVFNIAGVSNGAYIAFNYATKQPDKVNRVVCLEGGMVTAPIKAMIQTLLMMFPEILIPTDRNLLKVLKKLSAPNSPLFDNHPELAAHLILLMRTHNQQAMFVHKLHPYDKNAAVAVRDKLFFLIGEHALKQSKAFINILEDGKFHYQVIPHAGHGINHEQPDKVNTKIIHFLTNDNDKPIASI; translated from the coding sequence ATGGTAAAAAGTTTTAAGAATGCCAAGGGGCAAGAGAGAGTGTGGCAATCGTACGAGCAGCTAGTTCATCGGTGGCCTATTCCCTTTGAAGAGATAGACCTGCCAACCACATATGGGCTGACGCATTGTATCATTTCCGGTCAAAGGAGTAATCCCCCTTTATTTCTGTTTCATGGCGTTGGTGATAACTCGGCGGTCATGTGGATCTTAAATATCGAGGAATTATCGAAGCATTTTTATTGCATCGCTATTGATACTTTGGGCGGACCCGGAAAAAGCATACCTAACGAGCATTTTAACAAACAGAAGTTTCAGCAAGTGGAATGGATTAATGAAATAGCGACGCATCTGAGTATAGAAGTCTTTAATATCGCGGGTGTGTCCAATGGCGCTTATATTGCTTTTAATTATGCAACCAAGCAACCGGACAAAGTGAATCGTGTCGTTTGTTTGGAAGGCGGGATGGTTACTGCACCAATCAAAGCCATGATCCAAACCTTACTAATGATGTTCCCAGAGATTCTGATTCCTACGGATCGCAATTTACTAAAAGTTCTGAAGAAGTTAAGCGCACCTAACTCCCCTTTATTTGACAACCATCCAGAATTAGCTGCTCATCTGATCCTTTTAATGCGCACCCATAATCAGCAAGCGATGTTTGTTCATAAGCTTCATCCATACGATAAAAACGCCGCAGTCGCAGTCAGAGACAAGCTATTTTTTTTAATAGGCGAACATGCGTTAAAACAATCGAAGGCTTTCATAAATATTTTAGAAGATGGAAAGTTTCATTACCAAGTCATTCCCCATGCGGGACATGGCATCAATCATGAGCAACCGGACAAAGTGAACACTAAAATCATTCATTTCCTTACAAACGATAACGATAAACCAATTGCGTCAATATGA
- a CDS encoding sugar phosphate isomerase/epimerase family protein, whose translation MDFVQLALSKAIQDIDTSTGKLSPGLASYIGEQFDKAGIRIGVLGCYINPVHPDPVIRRSEINRFKEHLRFARQFDAPMVATETGSLTTFQEQDPIHYEEIGWATLKATVEELAEEAEKWGVFLGLEGVCTHTLSTPDKMRRILDEVPSSCIGVVLDPCNFIGSAVHMQDQIVDDSFKLFGDRIILAHLKDIYKNGENVQHGKAGKGLFHTEAFLSKLQEYKPMIDVSLEDIKDLEINETVALLKTLAP comes from the coding sequence ATCGATTTTGTTCAGCTCGCTTTATCCAAGGCCATTCAGGACATTGACACTTCTACCGGTAAACTAAGTCCTGGACTCGCAAGCTATATTGGCGAACAATTTGACAAAGCAGGAATACGCATTGGCGTGTTGGGTTGTTACATCAATCCCGTTCATCCGGACCCTGTCATTCGGAGATCAGAGATCAATCGTTTCAAAGAACATCTTCGTTTCGCCCGCCAATTCGACGCACCTATGGTTGCAACGGAGACCGGATCCCTGACAACTTTTCAAGAACAAGATCCAATCCATTACGAAGAGATCGGCTGGGCGACGTTAAAAGCAACCGTAGAGGAGCTTGCTGAGGAAGCTGAAAAATGGGGTGTATTTCTAGGACTTGAGGGCGTCTGCACACATACGCTTTCTACACCAGACAAGATGCGCCGCATCTTAGATGAAGTCCCTTCAAGCTGTATAGGTGTTGTATTAGATCCTTGTAATTTTATTGGTTCAGCTGTACATATGCAGGATCAAATTGTAGATGACTCATTCAAGTTATTCGGCGACCGAATCATACTGGCGCATTTAAAAGACATCTATAAAAATGGCGAAAATGTTCAGCACGGCAAAGCAGGCAAGGGGCTATTCCATACCGAAGCTTTCCTTAGTAAACTTCAAGAATATAAGCCTATGATCGACGTATCTTTAGAGGATATCAAGGATTTAGAAATTAATGAGACCGTTGCATTACTGAAGACACTTGCTCCTTAA
- a CDS encoding glycosyltransferase family 4 protein, giving the protein MRFTFPILTLSHGGAQRMLIELTNGLTAIGHQVTLLLPVDGVISYDVRSNVVRSSLMTLNVQDFPPGDVIVSNYYTTVPIAQEASNQGKGIHVRLSLCYEPPFLPDNSLSFPSYHVTEHLIVLSRWQQDLIRLNHGITGSIVPIGVSSSFKNMKIRHSLQEPLNVTAILRNVERGFSWHREQDYLIEQLDLVKKLCPYVNINFISPPDEFNTSEALQSIQATGKYRFFTPANDEELCYHYNGADIFVSSSIFDTGSLPGLEAMRCGAALVCVYSGGNIEYASHEKNCLLSYRYENRLGEDVIRLIRDKNLRTKLAAQGEKSSNKWTWENSVKLFEQAISDLL; this is encoded by the coding sequence ATGAGATTTACATTCCCTATTCTGACCTTATCTCATGGCGGTGCACAACGTATGTTGATAGAACTCACCAATGGTCTTACAGCTATAGGGCATCAGGTTACCCTCCTCTTGCCAGTAGATGGCGTGATTTCCTATGATGTGCGCTCAAACGTAGTCCGATCCTCATTAATGACACTTAACGTACAAGACTTTCCTCCAGGAGACGTCATTGTGTCTAATTATTATACAACCGTCCCCATCGCACAAGAAGCTAGCAATCAAGGAAAAGGAATTCATGTAAGATTGTCATTATGCTATGAACCACCCTTTTTGCCGGATAATTCGCTGTCGTTTCCTTCTTATCACGTGACTGAGCATCTAATCGTATTATCACGTTGGCAGCAGGACCTGATTCGTTTAAATCATGGGATCACAGGAAGCATAGTGCCAATTGGCGTAAGCTCCTCCTTTAAGAATATGAAGATCCGTCACAGTCTTCAGGAGCCTTTAAATGTAACGGCTATATTAAGAAATGTAGAACGAGGTTTCTCTTGGCATCGGGAGCAAGACTATCTTATTGAACAGCTTGATCTCGTAAAAAAGCTTTGTCCCTACGTGAATATTAACTTTATTAGTCCACCCGACGAGTTCAACACCTCTGAAGCTTTACAATCCATACAAGCCACCGGAAAATATCGGTTCTTCACGCCAGCGAATGATGAGGAACTTTGTTACCATTATAACGGGGCGGATATTTTTGTAAGCTCAAGTATTTTTGATACGGGTTCTTTACCCGGACTTGAAGCCATGCGGTGTGGCGCAGCACTTGTCTGCGTTTATTCAGGTGGTAATATAGAATACGCAAGTCATGAGAAGAACTGTCTGCTCTCCTATCGGTATGAGAATCGACTTGGTGAAGATGTCATACGCTTAATTCGAGACAAAAACTTAAGAACTAAATTAGCAGCACAGGGTGAAAAGTCCTCAAACAAATGGACATGGGAAAATAGTGTCAAGTTATTTGAACAAGCGATTAGTGATCTATTATAA
- a CDS encoding helix-turn-helix domain-containing protein codes for METNRVQISLCGFIRHTQPFRQLYRSGLDTYIIRLQAEGECEVLIDGDMVTVVPGDLLLFKPQDIYDLRIGEKKSPLGHSVDYFVMCTGEWVDHWWNLRERPKKVRIADDGKLQSIWQQLDLENRRLDGGSPEILEALFRALCLLLDRAIEEAPASSSASLLHGLKMKSYVEEHATSEIRLKEVAAHAGISVTRAVHLFKIQFGYSIMQYAGQIRLAMALRLMDNTNYTLERIAEETGFGSYTYFHRVFRERYGVSPGMYRKRE; via the coding sequence ATGGAAACTAATCGTGTCCAAATAAGCCTTTGCGGCTTTATTCGCCATACTCAGCCTTTTCGGCAATTATATCGCAGTGGGCTGGATACCTATATCATCAGGCTGCAAGCTGAAGGAGAATGTGAAGTACTCATCGATGGAGACATGGTAACCGTGGTGCCTGGTGATCTGTTATTATTTAAGCCCCAAGACATATATGATCTGAGGATCGGTGAAAAGAAAAGTCCGCTGGGACATAGTGTGGACTATTTTGTAATGTGTACAGGGGAATGGGTGGATCACTGGTGGAACCTGCGTGAAAGACCAAAGAAGGTTAGAATTGCGGATGATGGCAAGCTGCAAAGTATATGGCAACAGCTTGATCTGGAGAATAGAAGACTAGATGGAGGTAGTCCTGAAATACTTGAAGCGCTATTTAGAGCGCTATGTTTACTGTTAGATCGGGCTATCGAGGAGGCTCCTGCTTCATCATCGGCCTCGCTTCTACACGGACTTAAGATGAAGAGTTATGTAGAGGAGCATGCTACATCAGAGATCAGGCTAAAGGAAGTAGCTGCTCATGCCGGAATTAGTGTAACGAGGGCGGTACATTTATTCAAAATTCAATTCGGCTATTCTATTATGCAATATGCAGGGCAAATCCGGCTTGCTATGGCATTGCGATTAATGGACAACACTAATTACACCTTAGAGCGAATAGCGGAGGAGACGGGATTCGGGAGCTACACCTATTTTCACAGGGTATTCCGGGAACGTTATGGTGTTTCTCCAGGTATGTATCGAAAGAGAGAATAG
- a CDS encoding glycoside hydrolase family 30 protein has product MSKIVRVIQTAKDTTDRLTEKDPLIFLPDTLGVESELINIYDDLEYQEIAGFGGALTEASAVTIAKLSEAKQKEIIEAYFDPEHGIGYTLCRSHIQSCDFSLGNYAYVEEGDSELRSFDISRDQESIIPLIKNAAAAVGEDFRLFSSPWSPPAFMKTNGQMNGGGALKPEYREAWANMFVKYIQAYAAEGIDIWAVSVQNEAKAVQIWDSCLYTAEEEKDFVRDYLGPALEQAGLAHVKVMIWDHNKERVYDRAKVAFEDQEASKYIWGICFHWYSGDHFEALSAVHDRFPDKKLFFSEGCQEGGVHLGSWNTGERYGHDIIGNLNNWMSSWTDWNIVLDEQGGPNHVGNYCDAPIIGDTKNDEIIFESSFYYIGHFSKYIRPGAKRIGHSKYTDKLETTAFRNPDGTIAVIVMNRTEQELPFTLRFQDNLAENMIPAHAIQTLLIK; this is encoded by the coding sequence ATGAGTAAAATTGTTCGCGTCATTCAAACAGCCAAAGATACCACCGACCGTTTAACGGAAAAAGACCCTCTGATTTTCCTTCCCGACACTTTAGGAGTCGAATCAGAGCTCATCAATATTTATGATGATCTGGAGTATCAGGAAATTGCAGGTTTCGGTGGTGCACTTACCGAGGCCTCTGCTGTTACCATCGCTAAACTAAGTGAAGCTAAGCAAAAAGAAATTATCGAGGCTTATTTTGATCCTGAGCACGGAATTGGCTATACTCTATGCCGCTCGCATATCCAGAGCTGCGACTTCTCACTGGGCAACTATGCTTATGTAGAAGAAGGCGATTCGGAGCTGCGTTCATTTGATATTTCCAGAGATCAAGAGTCCATTATTCCCCTAATCAAAAATGCTGCAGCAGCTGTTGGTGAAGATTTCCGTTTATTCTCTTCTCCTTGGAGTCCACCTGCTTTTATGAAGACGAACGGTCAAATGAACGGTGGCGGAGCCCTTAAGCCTGAATACCGTGAGGCTTGGGCCAACATGTTCGTTAAATATATTCAGGCTTACGCGGCTGAAGGCATCGATATTTGGGCCGTTAGTGTTCAGAATGAAGCGAAAGCTGTGCAAATATGGGATTCTTGCCTTTATACTGCCGAAGAAGAAAAGGATTTTGTTCGTGATTACTTGGGTCCAGCCTTGGAACAAGCCGGCTTGGCACATGTAAAGGTAATGATCTGGGATCATAACAAGGAGCGCGTGTATGACCGTGCCAAGGTTGCTTTCGAAGATCAAGAAGCTTCCAAATACATTTGGGGAATTTGCTTCCACTGGTACTCCGGCGATCACTTCGAAGCCCTATCTGCCGTACATGATCGCTTCCCAGACAAAAAGCTGTTCTTCAGCGAAGGCTGCCAAGAAGGTGGCGTTCATCTCGGCTCCTGGAACACAGGCGAACGTTACGGCCATGATATCATTGGCAATCTGAACAACTGGATGTCGAGCTGGACCGACTGGAACATTGTCTTGGACGAGCAAGGCGGCCCTAACCATGTAGGTAACTACTGCGATGCTCCAATTATCGGGGATACGAAAAACGATGAAATTATTTTTGAGAGTTCCTTCTATTACATCGGGCATTTTAGTAAATATATTCGTCCGGGCGCTAAACGCATTGGGCATTCCAAATACACAGATAAGCTTGAAACCACTGCTTTCCGTAATCCAGATGGCACCATTGCTGTTATCGTTATGAACCGCACGGAACAAGAGCTACCTTTCACTCTGCGCTTCCAAGACAATTTGGCTGAGAACATGATTCCGGCTCATGCCATTCAGACACTGCTCATTAAGTAG